The following proteins are encoded in a genomic region of Maylandia zebra isolate NMK-2024a linkage group LG1, Mzebra_GT3a, whole genome shotgun sequence:
- the LOC112435597 gene encoding retinol dehydrogenase 12 isoform X2 — MSVTSRAEKARRKIKTSLFFQVFVLQKKVPHTGMKAAHSGGFLVLPWPGGGGSSDPAQGEESQGCLMLRSGALLGVTLICVAVLRKWIAGGVCRCSVRLDGRTVVITGANAGIGKETSRDLARRGARVVMACRDLTRAERAAEEIRRSTGNGNVVIRHLDLASTYSIRQFAKDFLDSEERLDILINNAGVMMCPKQLTEDNFETQLAVNHLGHFLLTNLLLPKLKSSSPSRVVNVSSVAHRGGRIDFDDLFFSRRPYGALESYRQSKLANILFSRELARRLSGSGVSSFSLHPGVIRTELGRHVEGWFPLVGLLLKLPSLLLMKTPWEGCQTSLYCAVTPGLEELSGCYFSDCAEKETAPEGQDDVVARKLWEVSTRLVGLKNTC; from the exons ATGTCCGTGACGTCACGAGCTGAAAAAGCGCGTCGTAAAATAAAAACGAGTTTATTTTTTCAGGTGTTTGTGCTTCAGAAAAAAGTACCTCACACAG GGATGAAAGCTGCACATTCTGGGGGCTTCCTGGTGCTGCCGTGGCCCGGTGGCGGCGGCAGCTCAGACCCGGCCCAGGGAGAGGAAAGTCAGGGCTGCCTGATGCTGAGATCTGGAGCTCTGCTGGGAGTCACGCTGATCT gcgTGGCGGTGTTGAGGAAGTGGATCGCAGGTGGAGTTTGTCGCTGTTCGGTTCGTCTGGATGGGAGAACAGTTGTGATCACTGGAGCAAACGCTGGCATCGGCAAAGAGACGAGCAGAGATCTGGCACGCCGAG GAGCCCGGGTAGTGATGGCGTGCAGGGACCTGACCCGGGCAGAACGGGCGGCTGAGGAAATCCGCCGGTCGACAGGAAACGGTAACGTGGTGATCAGACACCTGGACCTCGCTTCCACGTACTCCATTAGACAGTTTGCTAAAGACTTCCTGGACAGCGAAGAAAGGCTGGACATCCTCATCAACAATGCAG GAGTGATGATGTGTCCAAAACAGCTGACCGAGGACAACTTTGAGACACAGCTGGCGGTCAACCATCTGGGTCACTTCCTGCTCACCAATCTGCTGCTGCCGAAGCTGAAGAGCTCCTCCCCCAGCCGTGTGGTCAACGTGTCCTCCGTTGCCCACCGTGGAG GTCGTATTGACTTTGACGATCTGTTCTTCAGCCGGAGGCCGTACGGCGCTCTGGAGAGCTACAGACAGAGCAAACTGGCTAACATCCTGTTCTCCAGAGAGCTGGCCCGACGTCTCTCAG GCTCTGGTGTGTCGTCGTTCTCTCTTCACCCAGGCGTGATCCGGACCGAGCTGGGTCGCCATGTGGAGGGTTGGTTCCCCCTGGTCGGGCTGCTGCTGAAGCTCCCATCCCTGCTGCTCATGAAGACTCCGTGGGAGGGCTGCCAAACCAGCCTGTACTGCGCTGTGACGCCGGGCCTGGAGGAGCTGTCTGGATGCTACTTCAG
- the LOC112435597 gene encoding retinol dehydrogenase 12 isoform X3: protein MAEIGGMKAAHSGGFLVLPWPGGGGSSDPAQGEESQGCLMLRSGALLGVTLICVAVLRKWIAGGVCRCSVRLDGRTVVITGANAGIGKETSRDLARRGARVVMACRDLTRAERAAEEIRRSTGNGNVVIRHLDLASTYSIRQFAKDFLDSEERLDILINNAGVMMCPKQLTEDNFETQLAVNHLGHFLLTNLLLPKLKSSSPSRVVNVSSVAHRGGRIDFDDLFFSRRPYGALESYRQSKLANILFSRELARRLSGSGVSSFSLHPGVIRTELGRHVEGWFPLVGLLLKLPSLLLMKTPWEGCQTSLYCAVTPGLEELSGCYFSDCAEKETAPEGQDDVVARKLWEVSTRLVGLKNTC from the exons ATGGCAGAGATTGGTG GGATGAAAGCTGCACATTCTGGGGGCTTCCTGGTGCTGCCGTGGCCCGGTGGCGGCGGCAGCTCAGACCCGGCCCAGGGAGAGGAAAGTCAGGGCTGCCTGATGCTGAGATCTGGAGCTCTGCTGGGAGTCACGCTGATCT gcgTGGCGGTGTTGAGGAAGTGGATCGCAGGTGGAGTTTGTCGCTGTTCGGTTCGTCTGGATGGGAGAACAGTTGTGATCACTGGAGCAAACGCTGGCATCGGCAAAGAGACGAGCAGAGATCTGGCACGCCGAG GAGCCCGGGTAGTGATGGCGTGCAGGGACCTGACCCGGGCAGAACGGGCGGCTGAGGAAATCCGCCGGTCGACAGGAAACGGTAACGTGGTGATCAGACACCTGGACCTCGCTTCCACGTACTCCATTAGACAGTTTGCTAAAGACTTCCTGGACAGCGAAGAAAGGCTGGACATCCTCATCAACAATGCAG GAGTGATGATGTGTCCAAAACAGCTGACCGAGGACAACTTTGAGACACAGCTGGCGGTCAACCATCTGGGTCACTTCCTGCTCACCAATCTGCTGCTGCCGAAGCTGAAGAGCTCCTCCCCCAGCCGTGTGGTCAACGTGTCCTCCGTTGCCCACCGTGGAG GTCGTATTGACTTTGACGATCTGTTCTTCAGCCGGAGGCCGTACGGCGCTCTGGAGAGCTACAGACAGAGCAAACTGGCTAACATCCTGTTCTCCAGAGAGCTGGCCCGACGTCTCTCAG GCTCTGGTGTGTCGTCGTTCTCTCTTCACCCAGGCGTGATCCGGACCGAGCTGGGTCGCCATGTGGAGGGTTGGTTCCCCCTGGTCGGGCTGCTGCTGAAGCTCCCATCCCTGCTGCTCATGAAGACTCCGTGGGAGGGCTGCCAAACCAGCCTGTACTGCGCTGTGACGCCGGGCCTGGAGGAGCTGTCTGGATGCTACTTCAG